Proteins found in one Miscanthus floridulus cultivar M001 chromosome 4, ASM1932011v1, whole genome shotgun sequence genomic segment:
- the LOC136552954 gene encoding pentatricopeptide repeat-containing protein At1g13040, mitochondrial-like isoform X2, translating to MFLAKRPLWSSQITRFCILPIHAVPWIVWCTRRVCYSGGGGGDNATPGTSGRLSELFWPARVHVAGVIGRALERGRSSDSLELELERLHVDLDPFVVNRVLRSVSDSETAVRFYWWAESRPGFDNTQFAIAYIVSLLFIDSNFFLLSEFLERVRSQGVALHRSLYRILLSGYVRAGKFDSVIQTFDEMVTSGCREFGVDYNRFIGVLVKNCCFDLVEKYYGVALDKGFCLTSFTYSRWISALCQSDRIELVERLLADMDKFGCFPDIWACNIYVDYLCKQNRLHDALKMLDNMEMRGTSPDVVTYTTVVGCLCDNKQFAEAVELWEEMVRRGLKPDIIACGVLIFGLCKSDKVDEAFELALRMLSLNLELNVCIYNALISGFLRSGSINKAFKIISFMRTNGCEPDVVTYNIRLNHYCDAGMIKEAEKLIEEMEMSGVVNPDRYSYNQMLKGLCKAHQLDRAFGFVSDHMEVGGFCDIVSCNILIDAFCKAKKVTSALKLFKEMGYKGIQADAVTYGTLINGLYGVGYYNLAEEIFEQMLKAQMIQKEVSPDIITFNTLIYWLGKSSRAIEAVDLFRDMRARGVEPDSLTFRYLISGLLEEGKATLAYEVWEYMMENGIILDRDVSDRLISMLKSKNK from the exons ATGTTCTTGGCCAAACGACCGCTATGGTCGTCTCAGATTACCAGGTTCTGCATCCTTCCCATCCACGCTGTTCCCTGGATCGTTTGGTGTACAAGGAGGGTGTGCTacagtggcggtggcggtggcgacaATGCCACTCCAGGGACATCTGGTCGGCTGTCCGAGCTGTTTTGGCCGGCCCGGGTGCACGTCGCTGGCGTTATTGGGCGAGCTCTGGAACGGGGGCGGTCGTCGGATTcgctggagctggagctggagagGCTCCATGTCGACCTGGACCCCTTTGTTGTCAACCGGGTGCTCCGGAGCGTGTCGGACTCAGAGACGGCAGTGCGGTTCTACTGGTGGGCAGAGTCCAGGCCTGGGTTTGATAACACCCAGTTCGCGATAGCCTACATTGTCAGCCTGCTGTTTATAGACAGCAACTTTTTCCTGCTGTCGGAGTTCCTTGAGAGAGTGAGGAGTCAGGGAGTGGCATTGCATCGCTCTCTCTATCGGATCCTCTTGTCGGGCTATGTCAGGGCGGGCAAGTTCGATTCCGTCATCCAGACATTTGATGAGATGGTTACGTCTGGATGCCGTGAGTTTGGTGTGGACTACAACAGGTTCATTGGTGTGCTAGTTAAGAATTGCTGCTTTGATTTGGTTGAGAAGTATTATGGTGTGGCACTTGATAAAGGTTTTTGCTTGACTTCATTCACTTATTCGAGGTGGATATCTGCACTGTGCCAATCAGACAGGATTGAGCTTGTAGAGAGACTCCTGGCCGATATGGATAAGTTTGGGTGTTTTCCAGATATTTGGGCATGTAACATATATGTTGACTATTTATGTAAGCAAAATAGGTTGCATGATGCTTTGAAGATGCTTGATAATATGGAGATGAGAGGAACCAGTCCAGATGTTGTCACTTACACAACAGTTGTtggatgtttatgtgataataagCAGTTTGCAGAAGCGGTCGAGCTTTGGGAAGAAATGGTGAGGAGGGGCCTTAAACCTGATATCATTGCCTGTGGCGTATTGATATTTGGGTTGTGCAAGAGTGATAAGGTTGACGAGGCTTTTGAGCTGGCATTGAGGATGCTGAGTCTTAATTTAGAACTCAATGTCTGTATTTACAATGCCCTGATAAGTGGCTTCTTGAGATCCGGAAGCATTAATAAAGCCTTCAAAATCATATCCTTCATGCGGACAAATGGGTGTGAGCCAGATGTTGTCACATATAATATCCGTTTGAACCATTACTGCGACGCAGGTATGATAAAGGAAGCTGAAAAGTTGATCGAGGAGATGGAAATGAGTGGGGTAGTAAATCCTGATCGGTACAGCTATAATCAAATGTTAAAAGGATTGTGCAAAGCTCATCAATTGGACAGGGCATTTGGTTTTGTTTCAGATCATATGGAGGTTGGTGGGTTCTGTGATATTGTATCTTGTAACATATTGATTGACGCATTTTGCAAGGCAAAGAAAGTAACTTCTGCATTGAAGCTGTTCAAAGAAATGGGTTATAAGGGAATACAAGCAGATGCAGTGACATATGGAACTCTAATTAATGGTCTCTACGGTGTAGGATACTACAACCTAGCTGAAGAAATTTTTGAGCAGATGCTGAAAGCTCAG ATGATTCAGAAGGAAGTGTCACCAGATATTATTACTTTTAACACGCTCATATATTGGCTCGGGAAAAGCTCAAGGGCAATTGAAGCTGTTGATCTGTTCAGGGATATGAGGGCTAGAGGGGTAGAACCTGATAGCTTGACATTTAGGTATTTGATCAGTGGCCTCCTAGAGGAGGGGAAAGCTACACTGGCTTATGAGGTATGGGAATATATGATGGAGAATGGCATAATTCTCGACAGAGATGTTTCTGACAGGCTGATAAGTATGCTTAAATCAAAGAACAAGTAA
- the LOC136552954 gene encoding pentatricopeptide repeat-containing protein At1g13040, mitochondrial-like isoform X1 codes for MFLAKRPLWSSQITRFCILPIHAVPWIVWCTRRVCYSGGGGGDNATPGTSGRLSELFWPARVHVAGVIGRALERGRSSDSLELELERLHVDLDPFVVNRVLRSVSDSETAVRFYWWAESRPGFDNTQFAIAYIVSLLFIDSNFFLLSEFLERVRSQGVALHRSLYRILLSGYVRAGKFDSVIQTFDEMVTSGCREFGVDYNRFIGVLVKNCCFDLVEKYYGVALDKGFCLTSFTYSRWISALCQSDRIELVERLLADMDKFGCFPDIWACNIYVDYLCKQNRLHDALKMLDNMEMRGTSPDVVTYTTVVGCLCDNKQFAEAVELWEEMVRRGLKPDIIACGVLIFGLCKSDKVDEAFELALRMLSLNLELNVCIYNALISGFLRSGSINKAFKIISFMRTNGCEPDVVTYNIRLNHYCDAGMIKEAEKLIEEMEMSGVVNPDRYSYNQMLKGLCKAHQLDRAFGFVSDHMEVGGFCDIVSCNILIDAFCKAKKVTSALKLFKEMGYKGIQADAVTYGTLINGLYGVGYYNLAEEIFEQMLKAQVVPNVNLYNIMLHNLCKAGQFEQAQKIFLQMIQKEVSPDIITFNTLIYWLGKSSRAIEAVDLFRDMRARGVEPDSLTFRYLISGLLEEGKATLAYEVWEYMMENGIILDRDVSDRLISMLKSKNK; via the coding sequence ATGTTCTTGGCCAAACGACCGCTATGGTCGTCTCAGATTACCAGGTTCTGCATCCTTCCCATCCACGCTGTTCCCTGGATCGTTTGGTGTACAAGGAGGGTGTGCTacagtggcggtggcggtggcgacaATGCCACTCCAGGGACATCTGGTCGGCTGTCCGAGCTGTTTTGGCCGGCCCGGGTGCACGTCGCTGGCGTTATTGGGCGAGCTCTGGAACGGGGGCGGTCGTCGGATTcgctggagctggagctggagagGCTCCATGTCGACCTGGACCCCTTTGTTGTCAACCGGGTGCTCCGGAGCGTGTCGGACTCAGAGACGGCAGTGCGGTTCTACTGGTGGGCAGAGTCCAGGCCTGGGTTTGATAACACCCAGTTCGCGATAGCCTACATTGTCAGCCTGCTGTTTATAGACAGCAACTTTTTCCTGCTGTCGGAGTTCCTTGAGAGAGTGAGGAGTCAGGGAGTGGCATTGCATCGCTCTCTCTATCGGATCCTCTTGTCGGGCTATGTCAGGGCGGGCAAGTTCGATTCCGTCATCCAGACATTTGATGAGATGGTTACGTCTGGATGCCGTGAGTTTGGTGTGGACTACAACAGGTTCATTGGTGTGCTAGTTAAGAATTGCTGCTTTGATTTGGTTGAGAAGTATTATGGTGTGGCACTTGATAAAGGTTTTTGCTTGACTTCATTCACTTATTCGAGGTGGATATCTGCACTGTGCCAATCAGACAGGATTGAGCTTGTAGAGAGACTCCTGGCCGATATGGATAAGTTTGGGTGTTTTCCAGATATTTGGGCATGTAACATATATGTTGACTATTTATGTAAGCAAAATAGGTTGCATGATGCTTTGAAGATGCTTGATAATATGGAGATGAGAGGAACCAGTCCAGATGTTGTCACTTACACAACAGTTGTtggatgtttatgtgataataagCAGTTTGCAGAAGCGGTCGAGCTTTGGGAAGAAATGGTGAGGAGGGGCCTTAAACCTGATATCATTGCCTGTGGCGTATTGATATTTGGGTTGTGCAAGAGTGATAAGGTTGACGAGGCTTTTGAGCTGGCATTGAGGATGCTGAGTCTTAATTTAGAACTCAATGTCTGTATTTACAATGCCCTGATAAGTGGCTTCTTGAGATCCGGAAGCATTAATAAAGCCTTCAAAATCATATCCTTCATGCGGACAAATGGGTGTGAGCCAGATGTTGTCACATATAATATCCGTTTGAACCATTACTGCGACGCAGGTATGATAAAGGAAGCTGAAAAGTTGATCGAGGAGATGGAAATGAGTGGGGTAGTAAATCCTGATCGGTACAGCTATAATCAAATGTTAAAAGGATTGTGCAAAGCTCATCAATTGGACAGGGCATTTGGTTTTGTTTCAGATCATATGGAGGTTGGTGGGTTCTGTGATATTGTATCTTGTAACATATTGATTGACGCATTTTGCAAGGCAAAGAAAGTAACTTCTGCATTGAAGCTGTTCAAAGAAATGGGTTATAAGGGAATACAAGCAGATGCAGTGACATATGGAACTCTAATTAATGGTCTCTACGGTGTAGGATACTACAACCTAGCTGAAGAAATTTTTGAGCAGATGCTGAAAGCTCAGGTTGTTCCAAATGTTAATCTGTATAATATTATGCTGCATAACCTATGTAAAGCTGGTCAGTTTGAACAGGCTCAGAAAATTTTCTTGCAGATGATTCAGAAGGAAGTGTCACCAGATATTATTACTTTTAACACGCTCATATATTGGCTCGGGAAAAGCTCAAGGGCAATTGAAGCTGTTGATCTGTTCAGGGATATGAGGGCTAGAGGGGTAGAACCTGATAGCTTGACATTTAGGTATTTGATCAGTGGCCTCCTAGAGGAGGGGAAAGCTACACTGGCTTATGAGGTATGGGAATATATGATGGAGAATGGCATAATTCTCGACAGAGATGTTTCTGACAGGCTGATAAGTATGCTTAAATCAAAGAACAAGTAA